Proteins encoded within one genomic window of Bradyrhizobium sp. AZCC 1719:
- a CDS encoding ABC transporter substrate-binding protein, with protein sequence MPGRKTARLLVGLSAAIAVLGMAVSAEAQEKKIKIGVIYDLTGPLAGGGSELQYIGAKIMLDQYSKTGVEGYKIEAVYADAQSKPDVAINEAVRLIEQEKVDMLLGFYSSAQCVPVAARVEQLKKFMWITTCISSAVLDNKNFKYVFRPQASGDQFGLMTMDFIAQNAKSKLGKEPKDLRVAIIHEDGAYGVDVSKGNETGAKKAGFNIVLKEGYSATAPDLSALITKLKRARPDVVFHTGYNPDITLFGRQAREQGLRFAALVGHGAGYGVYEKLKEGLGGDVNYVFNTDPISIWLANQKSMDPQLPPVIKMVGEEFDKAKPGVAIRSAHVGMAASNTYLFLTEVLPRAIKKYGGVDPDALRKAALETDIPEGGTMLGFGVKFHGEGTQMAGQNERSFPVVIQYVDDKSYVVWPKSQAQREAVLPLPKGTTFSNQ encoded by the coding sequence ATGCCGGGGCGCAAGACTGCACGCCTTCTCGTCGGGCTGTCTGCCGCAATCGCGGTGCTGGGGATGGCGGTTTCCGCCGAGGCTCAGGAAAAGAAAATCAAGATCGGCGTGATCTACGACCTGACCGGCCCGCTCGCGGGCGGCGGTTCCGAACTGCAATATATCGGCGCCAAGATCATGCTCGACCAGTACAGCAAGACCGGCGTCGAGGGTTACAAGATCGAGGCGGTCTACGCCGACGCCCAGAGCAAGCCTGACGTGGCGATCAACGAGGCGGTCCGCCTGATCGAGCAGGAAAAGGTCGATATGCTGCTCGGCTTTTACTCGTCGGCGCAATGTGTGCCGGTGGCCGCGCGCGTCGAACAGCTCAAGAAGTTCATGTGGATCACCACCTGCATTTCTTCCGCCGTGCTCGACAACAAGAACTTCAAATACGTGTTCCGTCCGCAGGCCTCGGGCGACCAGTTCGGCCTGATGACGATGGATTTCATCGCCCAGAACGCAAAGTCCAAGCTCGGCAAGGAGCCAAAGGACCTGCGCGTCGCGATCATCCACGAGGACGGCGCCTACGGCGTCGACGTCTCCAAGGGCAACGAGACCGGCGCCAAGAAGGCCGGCTTCAACATCGTGCTGAAGGAGGGCTATTCGGCCACCGCGCCGGATCTTTCCGCGCTCATCACCAAGCTGAAGCGCGCCCGGCCCGACGTAGTCTTCCACACCGGGTATAATCCCGACATCACCTTGTTCGGCCGCCAGGCGCGCGAGCAGGGATTGAGGTTCGCGGCGCTGGTCGGTCACGGCGCAGGCTATGGCGTCTACGAGAAGCTGAAGGAAGGGCTCGGTGGCGACGTCAACTACGTCTTCAACACCGATCCGATCTCGATCTGGCTCGCCAACCAGAAATCGATGGATCCGCAGCTGCCGCCGGTCATCAAGATGGTCGGCGAGGAGTTCGACAAGGCCAAGCCGGGTGTCGCGATTCGCTCCGCGCATGTCGGCATGGCGGCGTCCAACACCTACCTGTTCCTGACCGAGGTGCTGCCGCGCGCCATCAAGAAATATGGCGGCGTCGATCCCGATGCGTTGCGCAAGGCAGCCCTCGAGACCGATATTCCCGAAGGCGGCACCATGCTGGGCTTCGGCGTCAAGTTCCACGGCGAGGGCACCCAGATGGCCGGCCAGAACGAGCGCTCGTTCCCGGTGGTCATCCAGTATGTCGACGACAAGTCGTACGTGGTGTGGCCGAAGAGCCAGGCGCAGCGCGAGGCCGTGCTGCCGCTGCCGAAGGGAACCACGTTCAGCAACCAGTAA
- a CDS encoding ABC transporter permease gives MSRSTLLLLQLLVAVVALAVWQFLTTVPVFGKILLPPFFFSNPIDVGSQIVKWFSSGVIWKHLIITLWESILAFVIGSISGVLVGFWFARQPRVAAVFDPYVKMINALPRVVLAPIFTLWLGLGIWSKVALGVTLVFFIVFFNVYQGVKEVSNTVLDNGRMLGMNERQLMRHVYWPSALSWMFSSLHTSVGFAVVGAVVGEYLGSAAGLGYLIQQAEGVFDVAGVFAGMFVLSAFVILIDMGVTLAERRLLVWRPTAAEGRG, from the coding sequence ATGTCCCGCTCGACGCTGCTCCTGTTGCAATTGCTGGTCGCCGTCGTAGCCCTGGCGGTGTGGCAGTTCCTTACCACCGTGCCGGTGTTCGGAAAAATCCTGCTGCCGCCGTTCTTCTTCTCCAACCCGATCGATGTCGGCAGCCAGATCGTCAAATGGTTTTCGTCAGGCGTGATCTGGAAGCACCTGATCATCACGCTGTGGGAATCGATTCTCGCCTTCGTGATCGGCTCGATCAGTGGCGTGCTGGTCGGCTTCTGGTTCGCGCGCCAGCCGCGCGTCGCCGCGGTGTTCGATCCCTATGTGAAGATGATCAACGCGCTGCCGCGCGTGGTGCTGGCGCCGATCTTCACGTTGTGGCTGGGGCTCGGCATCTGGTCCAAGGTCGCGCTTGGCGTGACGCTGGTGTTCTTCATCGTGTTCTTCAACGTCTATCAGGGCGTCAAGGAAGTCTCGAACACCGTGCTCGACAATGGCCGCATGCTCGGCATGAACGAGCGGCAGTTGATGCGGCACGTCTACTGGCCCTCGGCGCTGTCCTGGATGTTCTCCTCGCTGCACACGTCGGTGGGTTTTGCGGTGGTCGGCGCCGTCGTCGGCGAATATCTGGGCTCGGCCGCCGGCCTCGGCTACCTGATCCAGCAGGCCGAAGGCGTGTTCGACGTCGCCGGTGTCTTCGCCGGCATGTTCGTGCTGTCGGCTTTCGTCATATTGATCGACATGGGCGTGACGCTGGCCGAACGGCGGCTCCTGGTGTGGCGTCCGACGGCGGCGGAGGGGCGGGGGTAG
- a CDS encoding NUDIX hydrolase has translation MNGVTSPVIHRVTALDVPVQPFAWPFADTRRAAIDAHFSEKQREKPALWNGRVLLGRNPVFSGDRLSASYFETDFACFLAWRDWGFPDASVFNGFGMAALLCADGAFVLGEMGQHTSNAGRIYFPSGTPDLDDIRDGAVDISGSVTRELEEETGLAPGEYDSEPHWYCVYTGPALAMIRVLRVNMPGDALRERIERNLASQHQPELSAIHLVRSARDLNSAMPRFVTAFIEAQLASRP, from the coding sequence ATGAATGGCGTAACATCTCCGGTCATTCATCGCGTCACCGCGCTTGACGTTCCCGTACAGCCATTCGCGTGGCCGTTCGCGGACACGCGGCGCGCGGCCATCGATGCGCATTTTTCCGAGAAGCAGCGTGAAAAGCCTGCACTATGGAACGGCCGCGTCCTGCTCGGGCGCAACCCGGTGTTTTCCGGCGACCGTCTCAGCGCCAGCTATTTCGAAACCGACTTCGCCTGTTTTCTGGCCTGGCGCGACTGGGGCTTTCCCGACGCTTCCGTGTTCAACGGTTTTGGCATGGCCGCGCTACTCTGCGCCGACGGCGCCTTCGTGCTCGGCGAAATGGGCCAGCACACCTCCAACGCCGGGCGGATCTATTTTCCGTCAGGCACGCCGGACCTCGACGATATCAGGGACGGCGCGGTCGATATATCCGGCAGCGTCACGCGCGAGCTGGAGGAAGAGACCGGCCTTGCCCCCGGCGAATACGACAGCGAGCCGCATTGGTACTGCGTCTACACCGGGCCTGCGCTCGCGATGATCCGCGTCCTGCGCGTCAACATGCCGGGCGACGCGCTGCGCGAGCGGATCGAGCGCAACCTCGCCTCGCAGCATCAGCCGGAGCTGTCGGCCATTCACCTCGTGCGCAGCGCGCGCGATTTGAATTCGGCAATGCCGCGTTTTGTCACGGCATTCATCGAGGCGCAGCTCGCTTCCCGGCCGTGA
- a CDS encoding ABC transporter substrate-binding protein has protein sequence MKKLFGRLAATLLALTLTSGFAAAQSKVTIAIGGGACLCYLPTVLAKQLGEYEKAGVAVELVDLKGGSDALKAVLGGSADVVSGYFDHCVNLAAKKQELQSFVIYDRYPGLVLVVSPAHTNEIKSIKDLAGKKVGVSAPGSSTDFFLKYLLKKNGLDPTSAAVIGVGLGATAVAAMQQGQIDAAVMLDPSVTVLQGSYPDLKILADTRTQKDTLAVFGGEYPGGALYTTTAWIKSHEKEVQALTNAIVNTLNWIHSHSPEEIMAKMPEGMVGKDKALYLAALKNTIPMYSQTGLMDPKGADAVLAVFSEGSPEVAKANIDVSKTYTNKYVEQAKKTTGANPK, from the coding sequence ATGAAGAAACTATTCGGCCGGCTGGCCGCTACGCTGCTGGCGCTCACACTGACCTCGGGATTTGCCGCAGCGCAAAGCAAGGTCACCATCGCGATCGGGGGCGGCGCCTGCCTGTGCTATCTGCCGACCGTGCTGGCAAAACAGCTCGGCGAATATGAAAAGGCGGGCGTGGCCGTCGAGCTGGTCGACCTCAAGGGCGGTTCGGACGCGCTGAAAGCCGTGCTCGGCGGCAGCGCCGACGTGGTGTCGGGCTATTTCGATCATTGCGTCAACCTGGCCGCCAAGAAGCAGGAATTGCAGTCCTTTGTGATCTACGACCGCTATCCTGGCCTGGTGCTTGTGGTGTCGCCCGCGCACACCAATGAGATCAAATCGATCAAGGATCTGGCCGGCAAGAAGGTCGGCGTCAGCGCGCCGGGCTCCTCGACCGATTTCTTCTTAAAATATCTGTTGAAGAAGAACGGCCTCGATCCGACCAGCGCCGCGGTGATCGGCGTCGGCCTCGGTGCCACCGCGGTGGCGGCGATGCAGCAGGGCCAGATCGACGCCGCCGTGATGCTCGATCCGTCCGTCACCGTTTTGCAGGGCAGCTATCCGGATTTGAAGATACTGGCCGACACCCGCACCCAAAAGGACACGCTGGCCGTGTTCGGCGGCGAGTATCCGGGCGGCGCGCTCTACACCACGACGGCCTGGATCAAGTCGCATGAGAAGGAAGTGCAGGCGCTGACCAACGCGATCGTCAATACGCTCAACTGGATCCATTCGCATTCGCCGGAAGAGATCATGGCGAAGATGCCCGAGGGAATGGTCGGCAAGGACAAGGCGCTTTATCTCGCCGCGCTGAAGAACACGATCCCGATGTACTCGCAAACCGGGTTGATGGACCCGAAGGGCGCCGACGCAGTGCTCGCTGTGTTCAGCGAGGGCTCGCCCGAGGTGGCCAAAGCCAATATCGACGTGAGTAAGACGTACACCAACAAATATGTCGAGCAGGCCAAGAAGACCACAGGCGCCAATCCGAAGTGA